The Reinekea forsetii genome contains the following window.
AAGGTTATCGAGGTTGGCGGCGGGCAATACCAGGGTAAAAAAATTATCATCGCCACCGGCTCATCACCGGCGGTGCCGCCGATCACCGGCCTGTCCTCTGTGCCCTACCTGACCAATGACAACTTCTTCGAACAGGACAAGCTGCCCGACTCTATCTTGGTGCTCGGCGCCGGCGCCATCGGAATGGAATTGGCCCAGGCGATGAATCGACTCGACGTTCGGGTCACCGTGGTTGAGATGATGCCCGAGGTCATGTTCCGTGAGGAGCCGGAAATGGCCGCCCTGATCCGTGAGAAGCTCAGCGCCGAAGGGGTGGTATTTCATCTCGGCACCAAGGCGATCGCGGTCGAAAACTCGCCGACTGGCGTGCGTTTAACCGTCAGCCGGGACGAGCACAAAGAGGTTCTCGAGGCGGAAAAAATTCTCGTAGCCCTGGGCCGGTCACCCAATATCGACGGTCTGAATTTAGCGGCGGTCGACATTAAAACGCAACGCGGGGTTGTCGTCGATCAGTATCTGCAGACTACGGCCAAGGGCGTCTATGCCTGTGGCGATGTCGCCGGACCCTATCTGCTCAGCCATATGGCCAACTATCAGGCCAAGCTGGCCACCTTGAATGCGCTGTTGCCGATCCGCCGCAAGGTTAACTATGAGCATGTCGCCTGGGCGACCTTTACCGATCCGGAATTTGCCCGCGCCGGCATGACCGAAGCCGAAGCCCGGGCCGCCCAAGGCGACTCGATTCGAGTCTATCATTATGATTTTAATAAATTAGATCGGGCCAAAACCAAGGCCGGTGATATGGGCCGGATCAAACTGATCACCAGCCGACACGGCAAGGTCTTGGGTGCTCATATTATCGGCGAACGGGCTGGTGAAATGATTGCTCAGGTTCAGCTGGTGAAAACCCTCGGCCTCAACTTCGCCAAGGTGCAGGGGGTCATACATCCCTACCCAACCTACTCCGATGCGTTGCGGCAAATCGCTCAACAGGTCTTTCTCGACAACCTCTTGTTGAATCCGGTAGTGAAATTTTTTCGCACGCTGGTCGGCAAAGGCGCCAAATCTAAGACGGGTTAAACTTGCCCTACCTACGGCCTTGCGGCCTAAGGTTCAAACCATAAAAAAAACCGGCCAGGCCGGTTTTTTTTTATGCTCGGTACAGACCGAGCCTACAATCTACTTCAGTGGGCTAAACGCTCGTTGAGCCCTGCTGGGTTTAGCCCTTTATGGCGCGCACTCGGAAACTGCGACCCTTGAGCTTGCCGTCGGTGATTGACTGTAGCGCTTGGCCAGCAACCTTACGGCGCACGGCCACATAGGCGCAGTTATCAAAGATATGGATCTTACCGACATCGGTACCGGCCAGACCGTCGTTACCGGTTAGGGCACCCAAGATATCACCCGCTCGAACCTTCTGTTTTTTACCGCCATCGATTTGCAAGGTCGACATCTTCGGCACCATGGCCGCCACCTCCAAATAGTCGGCACCCGGTCGAGCTTCAGCATCGGCAATCGGGTCGATTTCCAGATCGAGTAACGCGACGCGATGCGCTTCCTGGGCGTTGAAGAACGACATCGCCAGACCCTTACTACCGGCCCGACCGGTTCGGCCGACCCGGTGGGTATGGACTTCGCGTTCACGCGCTATATGGAAGTTGACCACGGCATCGAGCGAGTCGATATCCAGACCCCGAGCGGCGACATCGGTTGCGATTAGGATTGAGGTGCTCTTATTGGCAAAGCGCACGAGGACCTGATCGCGCTGCCATTGCTCTAAGTCTCCGTGCAATGCGGTGGCACTGTAACCCTGACTGAACAGCGCGTCCGCGACCTCGTCGGTTTCTTTTTTGGTGTTACAGAACACGATGGTCGATTCCGGCTGATAGCGTCCCAACACCAGCTTCAACACCAGCAGCCGGTCATCATGATCGGTGACCTGGAAAAACTTCTGCTCGATAGTCAGCTCGTCATGGGTCGAGGCCACCTCGATCATCTGCGGGGAAATCATGATCCGGGCGGCAATCTTTTTGATCTGCTGCGCAAAGGTGGCACTGAACAACAGGGTTTGACGTTGATCGGGCACTTCACCGATGATCGCATCGAGGGCTTCCTGAAAGCCCATATCGAGCATTCGATCGGCTTCATCGAGCACCAGCATATTAACGTCTTCTAAGCGCAGCGAACCCTTGCGGACATGTTCCTCAACGCGTCCTGGGGTACCGACGATAATGTGGGCACCGTGTTCGAGCGAGCCCAATTGCGGACCAAAGGGCATGCCGCCACAAAGGGTTAGAACCTTAATGTTGTGAATGCCTCGACCCAACCGACGAATATCATTGGCAACCTGATCGGCCAATTCACGGGTCGGGCAGAGTACTAAGGATTGAATCCGAAAGCGCTTTACATCGAGCTTTTGCAGCAAACCCAGGCCAAAGGCGGCGGTTTTACCGGAGCCGGTCTTCGCCTGACCGATAACATCCTGATTTTTCAAAATCAGCGGTAGGCTCTGAGCTTGAATGGGCGTCATCGTTTTAAAACCGAGCGATTCTAGGTTGGATTCTAACTCGGGCTTTAACTTTAACGTTGAAAATAGCGGCTGATTCAAGGGAGGACCTAATAATTAAGCAAAAAGTAGCCCTATTCTAGCAGATTGTCGATTTGTTGCAGATATTTGAATTTACGCCACCGCGCGCAATTCGATCGGGGAAAAGACTACCCAGGCGTAAGCGACTGAGCACTATTCGACCTTAAGCGAGAGGCCTTGGGCTTAGACCCGCGCGGCGCTGTCTCGTTCTATATCTGCCAACAGCTGCAAGAAAATCTCCTGCCCCAACGACCACACACCCAGATTCGACTGACCATTGATGTGACCATAGGCGCCTATATCAATCAGGCTCGCCCCCAGCCGATCGACATAATCGAGGACATGCTCGGGCGAACCATAGGGATCATTGGAACTGGTGATGACCACACTGGGAGCTCTTAGGGTTGGTATGGTGATGGTGTCGAAGCCTACCGCCTGGGACGGGAAGCTCGGCCCGCAGCAGTCGGGGACGGCGACTAAAAAGGCACCCGCTAGGTGTTTATGGCTGTCGGTGCCCAGCCAATGAGTGAATAACCAGCAACCCAGGCTGTGCGCAATAATCACAAAGGGTTCCGAGACCGCCTCTAGGGTATGAACCAGCTCGCTATTCCAGACCTGGCAGTCCGGTTGATCCCAGTCGCTGTGCTCTACCCAGAGAGAATTGTCGAGGCTACTAAACCAGCGGCGCTGCCAATGATCGCTGCCAGAATTGCCGATACCGGCGAGATAGACGTATTTCATAAAATATCCTTATAGCTGTGTGCATGCGCACTGCAATGAATCGCCAGATTCATCCCGCTAACCGGTCCAATATAATCCCTTTATACTTTTATTGGCCATAGCGTCGTACCATGGTCTAATCCTGATCAGGCCCAATAATGGGCAACAATAAGCCTAGGATTGAGATGCGACATTTCATGATAGGCCCATGAAAATGTTTGCAACAAGTCTATTTTAATTAACCCCAAAAAAATCAACCGCAACTAAATTGCGGTTAAAAAGGGTTGGACGATGGCGAGCGCCCGCACGCCAGGCCTTTATCGCCAGAACGGTTTCGCGGCTTCGAGCATGACAGCACGGCGTTCCAAGCCTATATCCTTAAGCAGATAATCAGGCAGCCGGGCCAAATAACGTCGAACCCGGCGCTTTTCCTGCCAGCGACCTAGGACCAGCCAAACATCGATTAGAGTATAGGTGCCCGATTTCGCGATGACTTCATTCTTCCCTTGCGATATTGAGTCCATTTTTGATCTCCGCCTTTTAATCAATTTGCCGATCTGGCAGTCGCTAAAATAGATTTTATTGACTAGGCTGACAAACGATCAATGCTGCCATTCAGTTAAGGAAAACTTAAGTGTCTAGAGCAAAACTGCCACTACAGGGCCTTTACTGTTTCTATCTGGCTGCTGAAATCGGCAGTTTTAAAGCGGCGGCAGAACAGATGTCAGTCTCGGCTGCCGCTATGAGTCAACAGATTCGACAATTGGAAGACCGGCTATCGGTCAAACTCTTTATCCGCCAGCATCGCCAGGTGCGTCTAACGCCCGCTGGACTGTCGTTACACCACTATGTGCGCCATGGTTTTGGTGCGTTACAGGAGGGTTTACACGCACTCGATGCCGACCCGGATCCGACCACCCTGACCCTGTCGGTGGTGCCGTCCTTTGCGCAGCGCTGGCTGGTACCTCGCCTGGGGTCTTTTACCGAACTACAACCGGACCTATCTGTCTTAATGACCTCAAGTGTTGCCTTGGTCGATTTTCAATTGGACCGGGTAGATCTTTGTGTGCGCTTTGGCCCGGGCCGGTATTCAGGCTTACAATCAGAGTTTTTAATGTCCGATCATATCTATCCCGTTTGCCATCCACTCTATCTGGAACAAAACCCGATCGGATCCCTAGCAGATTTGGCCAAAGTCCAGCTGATCGAAGATGTTTGGCCGGACATGAACTGGAACTACTGGTTGGAATTGGCCGGTATAACGGTTCCTAAGGTGAAGGTGGCCATGCGTTACCCAGGCGCCCATGTGGTATTGGAAGGCGCCCTGGCGGTGCAGGGTGTCGCGTTGGTACGCCACAGCCTGGCCTGGAAATATATTCAACAGGGTTTGCTGACCCGAATCGGTCAAATCGAGGTGTGCTCTGCCTACAGTTATTACCTGGTCGCACCGCCGGCGCATTTCAAACGCGACAAAATTCGCCAATTTAGTGATTGGTTGCACGTCGAGGCGACCGACTTTTGGCAGGCCAGTCAGCTCGAGATGGGTAACAACCGTTGCATTCGCCAAGCTATCGGCCCAATCCCCTGACAACAGAATTACCTCTGTAAAGGCAGGTATTTTAGGGCAGATCCATCACCGAACTATTTCATGAAAATGTGGACAGCGAATTCAGCCAAAGAGCTAAGGGTTTCTGGCCGGTCACTGCGCTAGACTTTAAGCCGCTTTTAATAGACCCTGCGGTTCATATCAATATACCAGCGCGGACTCTTAAGCCCCATGGCAACTTCCACACACTCACTCTCTGGCCTGGCAATGCTCAGCGCCATTGTCGCCGCCGTTGGTATGGGCACTATCGGTGTTTTTTCCCGCATGGCCGAGCTCAGCCCAGAGATCGTGACCTTTTACCGATTATTTCTAGGTGCCCTCTTTATGGGCGCTTGGTTAGTGGTGAGCCGACAGTCGATCCGCATTGGTGACGGCGATGGAGGGCGCTTGCTGTTAAGCGGTGCCTTTCTGGCCGGTTTTATTCTCTGTTATATCCAGGCAATGAATCTCACGGCCATGGCCAACGCCATCTTGGTAATTTATTTAGCGCCCATTGCGGCGACCCTGTTCAGTCGTTTGTTTTTCCACGAGATGCTCAAACCTCAACAATGGTTAGCGATGGCGCTGGCGCTGCTCGGTTTTATACTGATGCAAGACGCCCCAGACGGCAACTCAGCCTCGACGCTTGGGCTGGCCTATGCCGGATTGGCGATGCTGTTCTATGCCGGTTTTATTATCGTGAATCGTCGCTGCAGCGAGCACACCCCGGCGGCCAGCCGAGCCTTTTGGCAACTCGCCACCGGCGCACTGCTAACCCTGCTGGTCAGCCTCGCCAGCCAGCAGAGCTTGGTGGTCGAGGCCGGCAAGATCCCCTGGCTCCTGGCGATCGGCTTTATTCCCGGCTTCGTCGCACTCTATTGTGCCGTGTTGGCACTACAACGGCTGCCGACGGCAGTCTATGGCACCCTAAGTTATTTCGAACCGGTCGCGGTGATCGTTTTTGGTTGGTTATTTTTTGCCGAAACTCTGTCGGCTGGTCAGTTCTTGGGCTGTGTGCTTATCCTCGGCAGCGGCATCGGTCCGGCGCTCATGGCTGCCGTCACTGCACGCCCGATCGCCGTCAAATAGGCCAATCACCTGCTAAGAATGGCTTCCCGGTTGGAGTTTGGACGCCCAGATGGCTAACTTATGGCGCATGGTTTGTTGCGATACCTGTTCTTCGGGAATCGGTTGCATCAGCTTGTCGTGCACTAAGAGCCGATACAGATAGAGAATCTTATCGGCCTGCGAATCGGTTGCCTCGAATTCCACGACACCGCGCTCCACGCCGTATTTCATGCCCTCTTCGAGCGCTTTTTTGACCAGTTCCTTTTCGTCTTTAAGTTTTTTCATTACCACCTCCGGCCATGCTTTTGTTGTTATCGTGCTCTGCCTGCTAGCATAGACCAATTTAGTGAGTCGAAGCCACAACGCTCGGTAAAGCAGCGGCCATTAAAAAGCCCGCCGAGGCGGGCTGAGTGGTTCGGCCTGAACTCAATCAGACTTTGCTTTTACCCTTCTTAGCCACTGGCACTGCAGGGGTTTCGGTAAAGGCGTCGGCGATCTGTACACGCTCATAGCTCTCAACATAGTTACGCCCGTAGTAGGAGTCGATCAAGATCTGCCTCAGCTCGCTGATCAATGGGTAACGCGGATTGGCGCCGGTACACTGATCATCAAAGGCCTCCTCGGCCAATTGATCGACCTTGGCCATAAAGTCGGTCTCGTTGACCCCGGCCTCGCGAATGGACAGCGGAATATTAAGCTGTTGCTTCAATTCGTCCAACCAGACCAACATCGCTTCGACCCGATCAACCGTATGCTCTTGCGTAAAGCCGAGGTGAGCGGCCACTTCGCCATAACGGCGCAGGGCGTTGGGACGGTCATATTGCGAAAAGGCCGCCTGCTTAGTGGGCAAGTTTGTCGCATTGAAACGAATGGTATTGGTCAGCAACAGCGCATTGGCTAGGCCGTGTGGAATATGAAATTCGGCGCCGAGCTTGTGCGCCATGGAGTGGCAGATGCCCAAGAAGGCGTTGGCAAAGGCGATGCCGGCAATGGTGGCGGCATTGTGAACCTTCTCCCGGGCCACCGGATCGTGTGCGCCATTTTTATAGGAACTTGGCAGGTATTCCTTCAATATTTTTAACGCTTGCAGCGCCTGACCGTCGGAGTATTCATTGGCCAAGACCGACACGTAGGCTTCCATGGCGTGCGTCACGGCATCATAGCCGCCAAAGGCGGTCAGGCTCTTCGGCATATTCATCACTAGGTTGGCGTCCACCACGGCCATATTGGGCGTCAGCTCATAGTCGGCCAAAGGATATTTTTTACCCGTTGCATCATCGGTGACCACGGCAAAGGGGGTGACCTCCGAGCCGGTGCCAGACGTAGTGGTGATGGCAACCAGTTCGGCCTTAATGCCCATTTTCGGAAACTTGTAGATGCGCTTGCGAATATCCATAAAGCGCAACGCCAGGTCTTCGAAGGCGACATCGGGATGCTCATACATCACCCACATGACTTTGGCGGCATCCATTGGCGACCCGCCCCCTAAAGCAATAATGACATCGGGTTGGAACGAATTCAGAACCGCCGCACCCTTGCGCACCAGGCTCAGAGTCGGGTCGGCTTCAACCTCATAAAAGACCTCGACTTCCATGCCCTTATTGCGCAACAAAGAGCGTAGCTCTTCGACATGAGGCGTGTTATTAAACAAGAATTTGTCGGTTACAATACAAGCGCGTTTCTTGCCGACCAGATCGTCCATGGCAATCGCCATCGCGCCGCGACGGAAGTAAATCGATTTGGGTAATTTGTGCCACAACATATTTTCCGCCCTCTTTGCCACGGTTTTTTTGTTGATCAAATGCTTGGGGCCAACGTTTTCGGAAATTGAATTACCACCCCAAGAACCGCAACCCAGGGTCAACGACGGTGCTAGGGCAAAGTTGTATAGATCGCCGATGCCGCCGTGCGAGGTCGGCATATTCAATAGGATGCGCGCGGTCTTCATCTTGTCGCCAAAATAGCGAATGCGATCGGTGTTTTCATCCTGATCGGTATAGAGACAAGAGGTATGTCCGATGCCGCCCATCTCCACCATAATAACGGCCTTAGCCACTGCATCTTCGAAGGTGGACGCGCGGAACATGCCCAGCGTCGGCGACAGTTTTTCGTGCGCAAATTCTTCATCGGCGGTCAATTCGGCACCTTCACCGATCAGCACTTTAGTAGAAGGTGGCACGGTGACACCGGACATCTCGGCAATTTTAAGCGCCGACTGGCCGACTATATTGGCGTTCAAGGCCCCATCGATCAACAGCACCTTACGTACCTTATCGGCTTCGCTGGCGCTGAGAATATAGCCACCGTATTTGGCAAAGCGCGCCTTCACGGCATCGTAGACCGAATCCATGACAATCACGGCCTGTTCCGATGCACAGACCACACCGTTGTCGAAGGTCTTCGACATCAGAATGGAGGACACCGCCCGTTTAATATCGGCCGTCTCATCGATCACCACCGGCGTGTTCCCGGCGCCGACACCGATCGCGGGCTTGCCGGATGAGTATGCGGCCTTGACCATACCCGGGCCACCGGTCGCGAGGATAAGATTTACGTCCGGATGTTTCATTAAGGCATTGGACAGCTCTACCGAGGGCTGTTCTATGTAGCCGATAATATCGGCCGGCGCACCGGCCGCGACGGCCGCATCGAGGACCAACTTGGCCGCGTAATTGGTCGCCTTGCAGGCGCGTGGGTGGGGCGAGAAAATTATACCGTTGCGGGTCTTTATGGATATCAGTGCCTTAAAGATCGCGGTGGACGTTGGATTGGTGGTCGGCACGATTCCGCAAATAATGCCAATGGGTTCGGCGATGGTCAGGGTGCCAAACTCGACGTCTTCTTCGATAACGCCGCAGGTCTTGTCGTCTTTATACTTGTTATAAATATATTCAGAGGCGAAGTGATTTTTAATCACCTTATCTTCGATCACACCCATGCCGGATTCTTCAGCGGCCATCTTGGCCAAGGGGATGCGGGCATCGGAGGCGGCTAAGGCTGCCGCGCGGAAAATCGTGTCAACCTGTGATTGACTGAAGCCGGCATAGGCATGCTGGGCGACCTTCACTCGAGCAACTAGGGCATCGAGCTGCGCAAGGGCGGGATTTCGGTGTTGAGTCATGATTTTACCTCTAGCATATTAAGTTCGGTTATCTAACAAAGGGCTGGGCGCCGGACCTTTAATGATGCACAGGGTCGGAATGCTGAAGGTGAGCGCTGTGCTTTTAACGGTTTCTGGGCTATCTGAAACCACAGTTAAAAACGACAATTTCTTGGTCCTTTTGAGATACGAGCGAAGTGTAATAAAATTACGAAACTGGGAATTGATGTGAATCATTTTACGGTCAGTTGGAATGTTCAACATTAGGCTCAAGACCCTCTATCTGTAAGGTTAGTTGGGTTATTAGACATTTCAAGCCATGAAACTGGTGGGATAAATTTTGGTACTTTACCTACAAATCGAATTATTTGGGATCGAGGTCACCAACGAGTCAATGACCTGCGGCACTGGGCCGTCGGACCGAAAGGGTTAATAGTAGGTTCAGTTTAAACCTGTATCGTATGCTGGTTAATCCAAAAGGAAGCTCAACCATGATGTGTCGTTCGACCCCCATGCAGGCTGTTGCGTTTACCGTTCTCTTGGCTACTGGTGCTGCGCAATGGGCCAGTGCCCAGACCGAGCCCTTTAGTGTTGAGCTGCAAGTTAATGCCGAAGATCGCGATCCGGATACGGCATGCGCTATCGCCTATGACGACGCCGCGGGCCAAGCCCAAGAACGGATCGATGCGTATTACCGCGCGACCGAAGCGGATCAATCTTACCGGGCTATATTGGTCCGCCAAACTCAGACGCGCTCGCTGACGGCGCAGGGCAGCGCCCTTTGCGAAGTCGATAGTTATTGGCAGGCTTTGAACCGCGATGTAGACACGCTAAATGCCAATGAGTCCGATGCCTCGGCCAGCGCTAGTGAAGCCGACCGGACGATTGATTCAAACGGACCATTAATAGGTAGCGAGCAGTATATTGACGGGGTCTACACCAGTACCTGCGAGAACACGCGCAATGGCGATCTATGTTGGCAGCGCATTGTTAAACAGGCACAGGCCGACCTGTTTGACAGCCTTACCGGCAAGGGCATCGACCTAGCCTTGAATGCCTTACAGTATCTGGATTTTGCCGGACGCCAGCGCGATGAACAGAATCGCCGGCAGCTCGACATGACTGCCGACGGGCGCTTTTTCTTTCGCGTCGTTGATGTCGACTTGACGCCAACACCCTCGAGCGCGATCCGCATCGATCGAAAAAACAGTCCGATGGTTCCGCGCACCAGCCCGTCATCCTCAACAGCCAAAATGGCCATCGCGAAAAAAACCGGTAGCGCGTCCGATCTGACATTGAGGGTGTTTTACAGCGCCGATGGCAACGATCTGGCTCAGACCGATCACCTAGCCATCAGCGCTAACCGCTGGGGACTTGGCCTATGGAACCAGGACCAGATCGGCTTTGCGATCTTTTCCGGCTATGACCGATTGGGCCTGGGCGACAACGCGAATCGGGTCAAGACCGTTGCAGGAGGCTACGAGACCTTTGGCGTGGGCATGGGCTTTCGGCTCTGGCCCGGGCGCGCCTTAAGTGTTGAAAATATGCTCTACTATGTCGATGCCCAGCCCTATCGTGCGTTGATCGATCCGGGCTGTACCAGCTGCACGGCCCGGTTGTACCAGTCGGACGACTATGTCCAGGCAACGGTGAATATAAAGACCAACTCCGATGGCCTCAACATTGGTTGGATCTTTACCTGGAAGCTGCTCCAGCCCGGCAGCGACATCGATTCCCTCTCCTCCGGCCTCTACTTGGAGCTGCAATTTTAACCGAGCGGGCCGAACATCGGTTGAGGTACTGTTGCGGCGGGCCCTTTACCAGTAGACTGGCGCTCCCCCCAGTCCGGTAGCCAAGCGAAATGTCGAACGAATCTAAGGCCGTCGCCTTTGCCATGGCGGCCATCTTGCTCTGGTCCACGGTCGCCACGGCCTTTAAAATTGCTCTACAGTATCATTCGGTTATTGGTCTACTCGCTGGTGCGTCGCTCACTTCGGTCTTGGTATTGATGGCGATCTTGTTCGCCCAGGGTAAACTGCTACGGGCTATCCGATCCTTTCCGAGCAATTTGCTCAACGCCCTCCTGCTTGGCAGTCTCAACCCGGTACTTTATTATCTGGTGCTGTTCGAGGCGTATCGGCGCTTACCAGCGCAGGTCGCCCAACCGGTCAATTACACCTGGGCCATCACCCTGGCCTTACTTAGTGTACCGATCTTAAAACACCGACTCACCCGGCGCGACCTCTGGGGCCTCTTGCTGGGCTATTCTGGCGTGGTGGTGATCTCTATCGCCGGCAAAGAAGTCACCGGCAGTCTAGACTATTGGGGACTTGCACTGGCGATCTTCTCGACCCTATTGTGGGCCGGATTTTGGCTGCTCAATACGAAAAAAAACAACCTCGATCCGATTATCGGCCTGTTCCATAATTTCCTCGTTAGCCTGCCAATTTTAGGACTGTTGATCTGGTTCGTGCCGCCACCGCCGGTTCAATGGGGGCTAATGTCGATCACCAGTCTAGTCTATGTCGGCCTGTTTGAGATGGGCATTACCTTTGTATTCTGGCAGATGGCGCTGATGCGAACCGGCAATGCCGCTCGCCTAGGCACGCTGATTTTTTTGTCGCCCCTAATCAGCCTATTCTTAATTCATCTGGTGTTGAAAGAGCCACTGCAACTGGCCACCTTTTTAGGTCTGGCACTTATTATTGCTGGGGTCATCAGCTCGCGCAAAAAGCCCTAAGGCCTAGCGCATTGACCCCCTAATTCAACTAGGAGCTCGGCAATCAGACCATGACCTATTCATTGATGCTCGACACGCCCCGCCTCACCTTGGTCGGCACCCATGACATCGATCTGCTTCAGCTGACCGACTATTTTCAAAGCAATCATCACCATTTGGTGATGAGCGGCGGCTTTATTCCGACCACCGAGACCGAAATTCGAGCCGTATTCGACAGCTGGCACAGCAACATTGCCCGCGACACCGAAGTGCGCCTATTTATGATCTTAGACGAACAGCTTATCGGTATTATCGGTATCAGTCAGATCGTCCGGAGTGCCTTTCAGGCCGCTTATCTGGGCTACAATATAGCCGAAGTTGAACAGGGCAAGGGCTATATGACCGAAGCGCTGACAGGCGCTATCGAACTGGCCTTTGGCCCGCTCAACCTGCATCGCCTGATGGCCAATTATCGACCGGCTAATCTCGCCAGCGGGCGCGTCTTGGCAAAACTAAACTTTGTTCGAGAAGGCTATGCGAGCGACTACCTGATGGTCAACGGTCACTGGGAAGATCATATCCTGATGGCCCTAACCAATCCGCATTGGACAGCGAACCGAATCTGAACCGATGACGTTTGAGCCGATAAACCTAAGCACAGGGGCCGACCAGCTCGGTCGCCCTTCCGTAAGGAATCGCCCATTATGACATCACCTATTACAACCACGACTAATGCAACAAAGCCGATGTCGGCCCTAATTGGTCACCGCGGATTACCCAGCCAGGCACCAGAAAATACCGCCGCCAGCCTCAAGGCAGCCTTTGAGCAGGGTATCGACTGGATAGAGGTGGATGTCACCATGGCCGGTGATGGCTCGTTGGTGATTTTGCATGATGCCGACTTACGGCGCTTTGGCCAGCCGGATCGGACCTTGGTGTCACTCGACCGGGCAGCCTTACTCCAGGTCGATGCCGGCGGCTGGTTCCACGCCGAATTCGCGGGCGAGCCCATTCTCTTTATGACGCAGCTCTTAACGTTGGTGCGGCGCTATCGACTCGGACTAAATTTGGAACTAAAGATCAATCCCGACCTCGCGATGCCGGAGCAGGTCGATGCCGTAATCGAGGCCTTGCGCCCGGCTGCACTGGACCCTAGCAAACTGGTGGTGTCGAGTTTCGATCATCGGGCCCTTACTCGCTTACGTCAGCGCTGGCCGGAGGTGGCCATCGGCATCCTCTTTGGCGCGTTACCCGTGGACCTGCCGGCGGTCCTTATCGCCCTCAAACCGGTGTCGATCCATTGCGATCAAGCCTTACTGACGGCACCACTCGCGGCGAAAATCGTGCCGCTTTATCCGCTCTATTGCTATACGGTGAACGACAGCGTGACCCTAGCAACGTTACTCTCTTGGGGCGTGAGCGGCGTCTTTAGCGATCGCGCCGGTGCCGAGGAGCTGCGTCAGGTAGTGCTTGATCGCACTCTGACTAGATAAGGTCCTGCCCCGACCTAAGGTAAACACGCAACTCGACGAATAGGTCGAGCCTGTTCAAATAAGCGGCGCGGGCCCTGACAATGGTTGGTTAATTGGTCTGGCCTGTTATGATCTGCGCCATTATCACATGGCACAACGGACGGAAAGCTCAGATGACCTTGCAAATATTGCGCAATGCCCGTGTTTTTGCACCGGAAGCGCTCGGCGTGACGGACCTGCTCATCGGTGGCAATAAGATACTGGCCATGGCAGCCAACCTTGAGTTGAATTCTAATCTGGCCATCACCGAATTAGATTGCGCAGGGCAGATCGTCTGTCCCGGCTTTGTCGACACCCTAACCCATGTTACCGGCGGGGGCGGTGAAGGTGGCTT
Protein-coding sequences here:
- the adhE gene encoding bifunctional acetaldehyde-CoA/alcohol dehydrogenase, with product MTQHRNPALAQLDALVARVKVAQHAYAGFSQSQVDTIFRAAALAASDARIPLAKMAAEESGMGVIEDKVIKNHFASEYIYNKYKDDKTCGVIEEDVEFGTLTIAEPIGIICGIVPTTNPTSTAIFKALISIKTRNGIIFSPHPRACKATNYAAKLVLDAAVAAGAPADIIGYIEQPSVELSNALMKHPDVNLILATGGPGMVKAAYSSGKPAIGVGAGNTPVVIDETADIKRAVSSILMSKTFDNGVVCASEQAVIVMDSVYDAVKARFAKYGGYILSASEADKVRKVLLIDGALNANIVGQSALKIAEMSGVTVPPSTKVLIGEGAELTADEEFAHEKLSPTLGMFRASTFEDAVAKAVIMVEMGGIGHTSCLYTDQDENTDRIRYFGDKMKTARILLNMPTSHGGIGDLYNFALAPSLTLGCGSWGGNSISENVGPKHLINKKTVAKRAENMLWHKLPKSIYFRRGAMAIAMDDLVGKKRACIVTDKFLFNNTPHVEELRSLLRNKGMEVEVFYEVEADPTLSLVRKGAAVLNSFQPDVIIALGGGSPMDAAKVMWVMYEHPDVAFEDLALRFMDIRKRIYKFPKMGIKAELVAITTTSGTGSEVTPFAVVTDDATGKKYPLADYELTPNMAVVDANLVMNMPKSLTAFGGYDAVTHAMEAYVSVLANEYSDGQALQALKILKEYLPSSYKNGAHDPVAREKVHNAATIAGIAFANAFLGICHSMAHKLGAEFHIPHGLANALLLTNTIRFNATNLPTKQAAFSQYDRPNALRRYGEVAAHLGFTQEHTVDRVEAMLVWLDELKQQLNIPLSIREAGVNETDFMAKVDQLAEEAFDDQCTGANPRYPLISELRQILIDSYYGRNYVESYERVQIADAFTETPAVPVAKKGKSKV
- a CDS encoding GNAT family N-acetyltransferase; amino-acid sequence: MTYSLMLDTPRLTLVGTHDIDLLQLTDYFQSNHHHLVMSGGFIPTTETEIRAVFDSWHSNIARDTEVRLFMILDEQLIGIIGISQIVRSAFQAAYLGYNIAEVEQGKGYMTEALTGAIELAFGPLNLHRLMANYRPANLASGRVLAKLNFVREGYASDYLMVNGHWEDHILMALTNPHWTANRI
- a CDS encoding glycerophosphodiester phosphodiesterase family protein: MTSPITTTTNATKPMSALIGHRGLPSQAPENTAASLKAAFEQGIDWIEVDVTMAGDGSLVILHDADLRRFGQPDRTLVSLDRAALLQVDAGGWFHAEFAGEPILFMTQLLTLVRRYRLGLNLELKINPDLAMPEQVDAVIEALRPAALDPSKLVVSSFDHRALTRLRQRWPEVAIGILFGALPVDLPAVLIALKPVSIHCDQALLTAPLAAKIVPLYPLYCYTVNDSVTLATLLSWGVSGVFSDRAGAEELRQVVLDRTLTR
- a CDS encoding EamA family transporter, with product MISIAGKEVTGSLDYWGLALAIFSTLLWAGFWLLNTKKNNLDPIIGLFHNFLVSLPILGLLIWFVPPPPVQWGLMSITSLVYVGLFEMGITFVFWQMALMRTGNAARLGTLIFLSPLISLFLIHLVLKEPLQLATFLGLALIIAGVISSRKKP